From the genome of Leishmania major strain Friedlin complete genome, chromosome 35:
GTTCCGAATCGTGGCCAGCGCATTCATCAGCCGGTGTTTGCCGGCGACCttgccgaggcggccgcccgctcgctgctcctcgatCACACGGAGGGTCGCATTGCCGAGCTCGGCGGCCCGATGCGCTTCACCACGAACGACCTGCTGCGTTGGTGTTCCGAGTGCAACAACCAGCGCCACCTGACGGTGCACCTGCCGAGGATTTTCTTCGATATTGCCTGCCACATCAACGAGCGCTACCCGATCCACCAAGGTGCCTTGCTAGGTACGAAGGCACCGGCGTGGAACAAGGACTGGGTGGACCGCCAGTTCATCGACAACTGCGCCATGCCGGAGCGCGACCCGGATCTGCTCGACTGGGAGGACTTTGGTATCCCACGAGAGGACCTGTATCGCATGGAGGAGAAGTACTTCATCACATCGGTGATGTGGTCCAAGTGTGCGCCGTACCTCGACTACGGCTACCGCATGTGAGGAGTGGCCCttccctccgcccctccccctttctgcCCCCAACGCAGAAAAGAACAAGCTGAAAAGGGAAGCAGCTGGGTGGTCCACCTATGGTCATCTGCGCCCGCCCATCCCTGGGTCTGTTTATGTGAGGCATGTGGCGAGTGAGagcagccgcgtcgcacaAATGGACGTGTTTGTCGTCGTCTTTGCTAGAGCTCTTTCGGAGCTGTGCGCCTCGCTGGTTTTGGCCCTCATTGCTCAttcctcttcctttttttcctccGCTGGTCTCAAACCGCTTGTGTTTTCTTTGGTTCGCTTGTTGTGTCTGCTTGTGTGGGCATGCGGATGAGCAGCaggccagcgccgcttctCTTTTGGGCACGTGGGGGTGTGCGCCTGTGGAGTGGCGGAGGCGTGCTgacgtcgcggcggcggcggccatcACGATGCTGGGGCATgggcgcttgtgtgcgtctgcATGCACGTGTATTCTAGCGCgtgctcttttctttttgtttgcgtACGACGTGCAGCgtcctttttgttttgcctTTCGACATTCGGTTGCCTTCAACCcccacgaaaaaaaaaatagcaCATGTAACAATTTCGGGTCCTTGCATGTGTCCTtgcttcttctccctttGTTCCTCCCTGGTGGAGacaggacgacgacgccggccGACAGTGAGGAGCGGCGTTTGTGTGGGCTGCTGAGGGAACGAGGGCAGCATGCAGGCGCAGAAGGAGGGCAGGGATGATgtgaggaggggagggacaTTGATAGAAGCTTCTTAGTGCAgacagcagcgcacggcgtgtgtgtgtgtgtgtctttatACGGTTCCTCCTCTTGTGTGTTTCCGAATGTTTCTCTTTCTACTTTCCCTTCCCCCTACTCTCCGGGTGGCACATGGCGATGGGCCACATCTCTTTCCCATCGCGACCCTCGTTTGTCTGCTTGTAGGCACAGCACAGAGCACATGGCACTTCACGTTTTGCGCACGCTGAGGGCCCGGGTATCTTCCGTATGTCCTGGCATCTCTGCCACCCCTCACTTCTATTGCTGaatccccccccctctcctctcctcttctctcctcctgctccactCTCATTGATGTGTTTGTGAATGGCGACGTCGAATTTCTCAGCACACCTGCCCAAACGCacatcgacacacacacacacacacacacgcacacacacacagacgtacACACGCCCagggcgaagctgctgcgccttcgcTTCCATGGGCAGAAAAGCCCGTGCAAGGAAAGCACGCAACGAAAAGATTTCAGTCACTCAACTACCTTTGCGGGCAGTCGCTAGCGCTCTCTCCTGGGACATTTCTTTTGCTTACACTTGGTCCTGCGTCAGAGGCGTCACCCTCCTACTAAAGGTGCACAGCTGGAATGCATTCTGGGCATGTGCATGTGGCACCACCGATCCGTACCGGGCATCTACACTGAACCCGAGCCCTTGTTGACGCTTTATCTTAccccttccctttctttCCTCGCAGAAGACAACGCATCGTTTTATACAGCTTAGATACttggtgcacacacacacacacacacacacacacatacatacacacgccATCTCTCGCTTGTTGTGCCTGGTTGATCTGGTAGCTCCCTAGAATAGATTGGCCTGCGgtgcggtgcggctgtgcgTAATACATCCATACACGTATATATACTATTTATGTATGTTATAtcttttctcctctcctctgaAACGAGTTTCTGTTCTCGTTGACCACCACCGGTTTATGGCCGACATTTGTGCGCGCATTCGCCCACTACATCTTTCTTCTTCCTTGGTGCAACCCTCACGCACACCTTCGCTACAGCGTGTGTAGAGGGTTTTCCCTCCCGCACCCATACACGCACgaatacacgcacacacagacacacacacatacacacacacacacatagcaACCGAAGCGCAATCATGCCTTCGTGCGTCTTTACCCGCACCCAGGTACTGGAAAGCCTCTCCGACGAAGATGCTCGTCAGGAGGCGGAGTCGATTCCAGAGTTCATTTACTTTTTTCTGCGTGATGTCTTCCTCGCCGTTGACGAGGACGGTGACGGCTACGTGACGGGCGATGCTGTATCACGCCTGTTCCCGGCCCTCGCGCCTGTGAGGGCAACAAAAGATGCTGCCTCGTGCCCTGCAGCCTCCAGCCTCATGACGCCGACGGTGCATCCGACGTGGTGGAGTCCGACGTCTTATGTCGCCCCTACgcggtgtgccgccgcttctcAGCAGCGCCCTTTGGACTTGTGCGGTTTCATGCAGACGTACTGGCCGATGGTGAGCGATAAGATGGCGCACTTCGTGGGTGACACATGGAGCAGGCATAGCAGCGACAACCTCAGCGACTCTCGAGGACAACGCGCATCGGTGAATCAACAGCCcatcctctctccctctccattTCGCGACGtctcggcgtcgccgctgcgggaACAACCGACCAGCCCTCTCGCTGCTTTCGTTACTGGCGGCCGCTTAGCCCCGTCGCCGGTTTGTGGGTCGAGTCCGctgatggagagagagacggttTCCCCGGAGCAGCATCGCCTCTACCGTGAGGCTGTTCGGTGTCTGTGGACGAGCAGCTGCCCGCTGTCGCCACATGCCCTCACTCCTTCCCCTGCGCCGTCTGTACCATCGCCAATGTTGCTGCCTTGTCCGCAGCGTCTTCTGACGGAGAGCGacatggaggagctgctggtggcCTTTTCCTACCTGGACAGAAACCACAGCGGGTACGTGGGCGTGGCGGACGTGGCCGCTGCACTGCGGTCGCTCCTtcgcgcagccgcgtgcgctggccAGGCCATTGTCTCTACCGACACACCGGCAGAGGTGAGTGACGAGGTTCTGCAGCTTGCAAATGCGATGTTGCGCATGGCCTTGTCCTCGACTACTACAGCAGACGAAGCTGTTGCCACACAAGGAGTACCTGCCTCTTCGGCACCTTCTTCCTCTAGCGGCTCTCCGGCTGTGCCCTCGTCGTCTAGAAGCAGTCCCTGCGTGAGCTGGACGGCGTTCGCGCGTTCGTTCCAGTGCGACACGGGTGCCTTTCCAGCAGAACtcatcgcgtggtgcgcagcgtgcgctcgCGCAAGCCGTGAGCTGCCCGCCCGCGCGCTGGCCACTTCGCCGCAGTGGATGTCTCCGGTGGAGTGCGCCTAcgttcagcagctgctcgtctCGTACGTCGACCTGCTGTGCGCTGAGAAGGGCAGTGTCTCTCCTCACCCGTCGTCGACTGCGACGGAGAAGGCACAACCGGTgccagcggctgcgctcTCCCCGCGCCTCTCTGTGAACACCCACTTCACAAAGAAGCCGCCGCAAAGCTGCGGGTCGGCGGGCACCTGCGGCGATCGTCGGCACAGCCGATATGTGTGCCAGACGCATGCGACTGCGGCCGCATTGCAGCAGTGGTGTCAATGCGCGAACGCACAGGCAAAGCACTTGGCAGAGAGCGACATGAACACTGTACCGCTGACTCTGCTGGAGGCGAGCCTTCGACGGGATCTGCAGGCATTCCTGTTTCCTAAGGCATTCGAGTTctctgctgcggcaggggcggcactggcggagGTGTTGGAACACCATGTGCAggccgtgtgcgcgctcgcACAAGGTGCGGCCCGTCTCCCTGCTCTCTGTCATTCCCCGAATGCAAGGATGGAAGGCAAAGCGTCGGCACTTCGGGGTCTCGCCGGGCATTGTTGGGAGTCGGTGCACGTGGACCTGGACAAGTTAGTCGACGTCATCACCGCCGATCCGCGGTACTTGCAACTGGAGGTACTGGTGCCTTTGGAATCACGGCTGACCGCCGTCGTGGACGCTGCTCGGCACCATCCGCGGCGCCTCGTTGAGGAGGCTGTGAGGCTTATTTCTGTGTTTGTGCATAGCGCACGACTGGGCGACTCAGAGCTGGCGGACGTGCTGGAGCTGCGGCGTGCGCTGTCCACGGTTTCCCCTTCGCTGGCGCGGCTCATCACCGGGGCCACCAGCTTCTGCGAGGGCCGACTGCGCTTGGAGGAGTGCATGATCACGATCTCTACCCACGTTCTatcggtgccgccgcctttgccCGTGGCCGTTTTCCCAGCCTTTGCAGGCTCTGTTCTTCCAAGCGCGCCAGTGACCAAGCACGACGACGCGGTGATGGCTTTGTGCGATCATCCTTGCTACGCAATGTTGCAGGACACGCGCTTGCTGAAGGCATCGCATGGTTGGCTGCGCTACGCGTGCCGACGGATGCCACCCCGGGAGCAGCGCACTGTCATTGATGCGCTAAGGCTCAGTTGCggtagcagcagccgagGAGGGAGCTTATTCGAAGCCGCCGCTCGCGGCTTTGGTGTAATCCTCGATGCGAGACTCGACAACAGGGAGCAGCAAcgctctctttctgcgtGCGACGTGTACAGCGCGATGCTGCCACGGGTCAGGGCAAGCTGCTGGGTATGCCGAATGGACCCTGtcgtggcggcgcacgccACGCTGGTCCTGATCGCTGCCAGTGGCAGCGCCGACATGACCGATCTGACGGAGGAGTCCGTGTGGTGGGCGGGTGTTCACACTTTGCTGGGGCAGTGGGTTCACGCCCAGCATAGCCGCCGCTGTCTTTTAGAGAGCGCCGATGCATGGGCTATGGATGCCATCAAATGTACTGCTGCGGAGCTGGGACTGCCGTGCTGCCGAGCTGTGAGCCAAGTACTTAGCCACCTACCCGTCGCATCATCAACCGCGTCGCGCGTGGTCGTTGTtgaggaggaagagctgACGCAGTCTCTGAGTTGTGTCGTcgagtctctctctctttgggCGACTCCGCCGTCGGCGAATCCAGAATGGCAGTCGtcgtccgccgcggcgtgtgcgcggctTGTCGACACGCTCGTTGGCTCGTGCCCTCGCCGCGACTCGACACGAGTGGATGTCTCCGCGCTGCTTCGGCGGTGGCTGGAGGCGTACCCTTTGCCACTGCCAGTCACGCATGTGTCGCTGTGCTGCGCGGTCGAGGAGGTCGGGTCTGTATACTACACGCTAAAGCGGCTCGCCGCCTCAGAGGAGGCTCAGCGTCGACGAAGCGAGACGCCGGCAGGCggggctgcggcgccgccccgcACCGTCAGCGAGGGACGCGCAACCGCAACTGCAGCGAGTAGACAAGTCTCATCTGCACCTGTCGTGACCGGCATCAGCCCGGTGTGCTTGTCGGAGCTTCTGGAGAACGAGGACGTTCTCCTCGCTCTGTATGCCGTCAGCCCGGCAGAGGCAGTTGGCGTATGGGGCGGTGCACTGTGCCACCTCGGCGCCCTACTTCGCCCGGTGTTGCTGAGCTCAACGGGCGTACGAGTGTCGCTGTACAAGCTCAGCGGGCGGTCGTCGGAGAGTGAAGGCGCTGTGGCCACGGCGGTGCCCAGCTCCACATCTTCTCCACGACCTTCGAAGGCCATCTCGCACCGAAACGGCGGCCAAAGCTCCTTGGCCGACGCGATTCTGTCCATGGCTGTGCCTGCGTCtctgcagcacgccgtgGCTCAGCTCTTCGCCTGCGTCGACGTCGAGGGCACAGGCGCGGTGACCGAAGATCAGCTGCGCAGTCACCGATCGCGGGTGCCGGCCTCTGCCCGATACGGATGGCACCGCTTTGTGACCGctgtgtgcagcagctctgccatGACCTCATTGCCATCGTCGTCTTCTAGAACGACGCCGTGCTCCTTGATCTCTGGCGGTCTTTCAGCCGGAGTACTTCGGTCGCATTGGTGGAGCCGtcgacgccgtgctgctgtagCGACGCTGAGCTGCGCTGGCGAGGCTCAGCCGCAGGCAGAGCAGGCCTCATGCTCGTCTGTCGCCACGCAGCGCACGGATGACGACGTGGTAACCACCTATAGCCTCGGAGACATGTTGATGCGcatggcggagctgcgtgTCTGCGTTCAAGCGCAGCTCTtggaggagagcagcacGCGGGCAAAGGCAGAGGCGAGCGTCTTTGTATCCAGAAAATCGGGCCTTGCACTGACGAGGGCTATCACGGATGCTGACTCGCCCTTATCGACGGCCGTTGGTCAGAAAGCAGCGGTCTCTTCGCCACCGACGGCGGGGACGGCCCAATGGTGGGCAACATACCTGGAGGAGCTCTGCCGAAGCTACTCTCCTCTGGCTCTGTAATACTGCGTCGTACGGAGGTCAGCGACATGCAGCAGCTACCCACCCCCTTTCTGTTTTCATTTCAAGTGTACCCTTGCCGTTTCTTCACCCTCCgtgcctgcgcacacgctggACAGCTGCCTCGCGCGCCTGAAGGGGTCAAGGGTGAAGTTCAATCAGCAGGCAAGCGAGTGGCGGCTGTCGCTGATATAGGGTAGAAGCGGCAGAAGCTGTCGGGCGTCTCACCAAATAGGCGCTGGCGATCGAAGtcttcttctctttttgGCAACCTTTTGTCTCAATAGGGGCAGCTTTATCGTCGTTGCCATGGCGAGGTATATGCCGCGGGAcatctctgccgctgccgaacttctctcccttcacgcagacacatgcacacacgcacacacacacacacagtcgtCGTGCGGCTGCATGTGTGCCCTTGCACTTGCCGTGTAGCGTGCGCAGACTTGCGTGCGCTTTATGGCGAAGAGGTTGGCTGTTGGGTAGGGCGACTCGTTCTCCTCGTATGCAGCCCTTTCTTCAATCATGCTGCCACGGGATTCTAGGGGCAtgtacacacgcgcgcgcttATCTCttgcctctcccctcttccctcccttcttgTATGCTCAtctttttcccccttttttgtttccgCCCCAGCGCACACTTGCACACTCATTACCGTCCTTCCGCAGGGACCGTCGCTGAGCTCCAGCACACGAGATCACTGGAGCGGTGAGGAAAAGCAACTCTGCcgctctttctttttctgtcgttgttgggagggggaggacagCGTGTTTCGTATTAggcgctctcttcccccgcTCCACGTGggccccttccctctccttggCCTTGCGaggctctccctctctgggAGCCTTGTTTTGTGTAGGCCAGAGCGCAAGTGCCTCTTTCGATTCTTTTTGGCGTGCGTTGTTGCTGCGACCGGCGTATCTCGCCTGGTGCCGCCACACCTCCACTCCATTTGCTATCCCTGCTCGTGTTCTCATTCCCGCCTTCATATTCTTTGGCTGTTGTGTCCGATCCCCCACCCTTCATCGACGGGCCGGCAGAGCGGCgaacacacacgtacaccttcgtgcgtgtgttttgcATCTGCTCTAGGTTGCGGTCAGCTGTACCGCCGTTGCGGTGCCGCGCTTGCCCAAGCGGTGGCACATGTCGACTACCCCTCATGCTGTCTTGGTCTTCTCGCAGCCTGCGCATACCGTACCCCACCACTTCCGCCGCGTGTTCAAagcgctgcggtggtgtgAGGAAGCACAAGGTGCGCTGCAAAACGCATGTCTGCAGCGCATCAAGTATCTAGCTTTTTAGAAATCCCAACAAAGAAGGAGACCGACGCGGCACTTGTAACGATGGAGGCACCGTCCGACTTCACGCCGGCCCGCGCACCTATTCTGTGCCTGGTGTGTACCGCCACTGCGTGTGGCAGCCAGCTCATTGCGACCATCAATGTTACTCTAGACACCACACTGGCTGAGGTGCGGTCGGTGTTGGTCTCGCTGGCGGCGGGAGGCGACGGGgggccggcggcggtgaagcaGCCGCCTACAAACGTCTCTGCCAAGCAGGCACATATGATCGTCTCCTCCCCACTGCACCCGTTCAACTTCACAGAGACGTTCAGCTTTGTgcactgcggcggctgccgcgcctaCGCGCGTGCCAAGGAGGCGTCGCTCCTTATAGAAGATGTGCTGCCGCGCTACCCGCGTTTTGGTGTTCCACCGGCGAGTCTGTCGGCAAGGGAAGGACTATCTTCCAGCACCGCGGTGCTCGGCACTGCGACGGCAGGGAGCaggcggcgtgtgtgcacgagcagctgcacgcggTGGCTTCCCGACGCGGCCccgccgctggtggtggtggcacacCCGCGCCAGCAAAAGGGGCGCCGATCACACCGGCGTCACCAGCGTGTTTCCCACCAGGCGGACGAGAAAGGGACGTCGGTACTGGACGTTCCTCGCATGCCGCGGCAGAAGCGCTATGCCCTGGCAGCCCTCTTTGTCACCCCAGGCGACCATGCGGAGGGCGGGCTCCGTGCAGAGCGCGTGGTGGCCGAGCGTCTCCAGCTGCAACTTCCCGACCCGCTGCGCGGCTTAGGGGCTGCCGTCAGCGGCCCAGGACTCTTTTCCTCTGCCACGCTCGCCGCCAACTATGGACGTCCGTTCCGCTTGGAGACGTGGTGCTGTGGCGTGACCCGGTGGAACGGCAACACAGAAGATTTCCTCGGTCGCACGCTTCTgcacgaggcggcgcaggtgggGAACGAGGCCGCCGTCCACTTCCTGGCGTCGCAGCCGTACGTCGCCGTGGACGCGGCCGAGCGGCAATCGGGATGCACCGCGTTGCAGCTCGCTGTTCTGGGAAATCACGTGGGTGTTGTAAaggtgctgctcgaggaAGGCGGCGCCAACCCGCTGATTTCCAACCGCGCTGGCGACACCTCACTCCACATCGCGctggagcgccgccgcgcggtTCTGGTGGGCCTGCTGTGCGCTCGTCTGCGCGCGCTTCAGGTGCcgcccgcggcgctgcaggaggagtCTATGCGCAACAGTATCAGCTACACCCCAGTGGAGCTGTTTCGCCTGtactcgccctccctcgGCGACCTTTGCCGCGATGGGGCGAGCTTGCTGGCTGTGAAGTCGCTGGTGCATCACTACTTCTTCTCTCCCGACGAGGTGACGACGCGTGATGCGTTTTCTGGCCAAAGTGTCCTGCACGCAGCCGTAGCAGGCTCTGGCTTGGATGTTGTGCGATACGTCGCTGAGGACCTGGGCCTTGCCGCACGTCTCTCGGTGCCTGGCGGTCCATACGCAGACCTCTTGTTCGATTACCGTCGGCAGACACCGCTGCacgtggccgccgccaccggtgagccggcgtgcgtgcagTACCTCCTCCACAACCTGCCAGCTTCGTGCCTGACGCAGCCCGACGTGAACGGCAGCACCCCTCT
Proteins encoded in this window:
- a CDS encoding hypothetical protein (previous protein_id=AAZ14426.1), with amino-acid sequence MPSCVFTRTQVLESLSDEDARQEAESIPEFIYFFLRDVFLAVDEDGDGYVTGDAVSRLFPALAPVRATKDAASCPAASSLMTPTVHPTWWSPTSYVAPTRCAAASQQRPLDLCGFMQTYWPMVSDKMAHFVGDTWSRHSSDNLSDSRGQRASVNQQPILSPSPFRDVSASPLREQPTSPLAAFVTGGRLAPSPVCGSSPLMERETVSPEQHRLYREAVRCLWTSSCPLSPHALTPSPAPSVPSPMLLPCPQRLLTESDMEELLVAFSYLDRNHSGYVGVADVAAALRSLLRAAACAGQAIVSTDTPAEVSDEVLQLANAMLRMALSSTTTADEAVATQGVPASSAPSSSSGSPAVPSSSRSSPCVSWTAFARSFQCDTGAFPAELIAWCAACARASRELPARALATSPQWMSPVECAYVQQLLVSYVDLLCAEKGSVSPHPSSTATEKAQPVPAAALSPRLSVNTHFTKKPPQSCGSAGTCGDRRHSRYVCQTHATAAALQQWCQCANAQAKHLAESDMNTVPLTLLEASLRRDLQAFLFPKAFEFSAAAGAALAEVLEHHVQAVCALAQGAARLPALCHSPNARMEGKASALRGLAGHCWESVHVDLDKLVDVITADPRYLQLEVLVPLESRLTAVVDAARHHPRRLVEEAVRLISVFVHSARLGDSELADVLELRRALSTVSPSLARLITGATSFCEGRLRLEECMITISTHVLSVPPPLPVAVFPAFAGSVLPSAPVTKHDDAVMALCDHPCYAMLQDTRLLKASHGWLRYACRRMPPREQRTVIDALRLSCGSSSRGGSLFEAAARGFGVILDARLDNREQQRSLSACDVYSAMLPRVRASCWVCRMDPVVAAHATLVLIAASGSADMTDLTEESVWWAGVHTLLGQWVHAQHSRRCLLESADAWAMDAIKCTAAELGLPCCRAVSQVLSHLPVASSTASRVVVVEEEELTQSLSCVVESLSLWATPPSANPEWQSSSAAACARLVDTLVGSCPRRDSTRVDVSALLRRWLEAYPLPLPVTHVSLCCAVEEVGSVYYTLKRLAASEEAQRRRSETPAGGAAAPPRTVSEGRATATAASRQVSSAPVVTGISPVCLSELLENEDVLLALYAVSPAEAVGVWGGALCHLGALLRPVLLSSTGVRVSLYKLSGRSSESEGAVATAVPSSTSSPRPSKAISHRNGGQSSLADAILSMAVPASLQHAVAQLFACVDVEGTGAVTEDQLRSHRSRVPASARYGWHRFVTAVCSSSAMTSLPSSSSRTTPCSLISGGLSAGVLRSHWWSRRRRAAVATLSCAGEAQPQAEQASCSSVATQRTDDDVVTTYSLGDMLMRMAELRVCVQAQLLEESSTRAKAEASVFVSRKSGLALTRAITDADSPLSTAVGQKAAVSSPPTAGTAQWWATYLEELCRSYSPLAL